In Erigeron canadensis isolate Cc75 chromosome 6, C_canadensis_v1, whole genome shotgun sequence, the following are encoded in one genomic region:
- the LOC122604661 gene encoding lipid phosphate phosphatase epsilon 2, chloroplastic-like produces MVEAPKCDEITVYAVKQEVVIAIVGDSFYPTVGMLHVFLNRLSMWCITVAYCGVILSRQDNIALWAVLGFALNIILSKSLKQILNQERPVSEVCSGPGMPSTHAQSISFTVIFSILSIIGWLGLNALSVILSGLVVAVGVYFTWLRVLLRYHTTSQVVAGTIVGSIFSVLWFTNCNAMILKAYNSCL; encoded by the exons ATGGTAGAGGCACCAAAATGTGATGAAATTACGGTTTATGCTGTTAAACAAGAAGTTGTTATTGCCATTGTTGGGGATTCATTCTATCCAACAGTTGGGATGCTCCACGTTTTTCTTAATCGTCTG AGTATGTGGTGCATTACTGTAGCATATTGTGGAGTCATTCTGTCAAGGCAAGATAATATAGCACTATGGGCTGTTCTTGGTTTCGCTTTGAACATTATATTATCAAAAAGTTTGAAGCAGATATTAAACCAGGAACGGCCCGTTTCTGAAGTGTGTTCGGGCCCTGGAATGCCTTCTACACATGCTCAATCTATTTCCTTTACTGTCATATTCAGCATTCTTTCAA TTATTGGATGGCTGGGATTGAATGCTCTTTCAGTAATTCTCAGCGGGCTAGTTGTAGCAGTTGGTGTTTATTTT ACATGGCTACGGGTTCTACTACGTTACCACACAACTAGCCAAGTGGTTGCAGGCACAATCGTGGGGTCTATATTCTCGGTCTTATGGTTCACCAATTGCAATGCAATGATTCTAAAGGCATATAACTCGTGTTTATGA
- the LOC122605545 gene encoding LOW QUALITY PROTEIN: putative pentatricopeptide repeat-containing protein At3g47840 (The sequence of the model RefSeq protein was modified relative to this genomic sequence to represent the inferred CDS: inserted 1 base in 1 codon): MFRYVPPRIYIIRSYTTSCIAHAQTFQQPHNFNVFQFNATLKDLVKSGQLRHARQLFDKMPQRDEVTWATIMSGYVKASDSSEALSLFSKMWVEPGQRMDQFLLSLVLKACGSGCSVTRGESVHGYCVKTDFVSSVFVGSALLDMYMKVGKVFEGCRVFDEMPIRNVVSWTAVITGLVRAGLNMEGISYFAKLCRNGMQYDSYTLAIALKACADACLLRTGKEIHAQCLKKGFDKASFVANTLTTMYSKCGKGEYALSLFERFETKDVVSWTTIITGYVQMGQYHLSIQAFLRMRESEVSPNEYTLAAVISSCANIATIDLGEQLHAYVFCNGLIGCMSVANSILTMYSKCGKLHLSTMVFQEMTQRDIFSWSTIIGGHAQGGFGVEAFEYFSLMRKNGSKQTDFALGSVLSVCGQMAILEQGKQLHAHCISIGLDHTSMVQSGLINMYSKCGSIQESFKIFNEAKHNDLVSWTSMINGYAEHGLSQQAIDLFERLTEVGLKPDTVTFIGVLTACSHAGLLDLGLHYFNLITNYKLSLCKEHYGCMIDLLCRAGRLHEAENMINNMPFSGDIVIWSTLLRACRLHGNVELGTLSAKKVLEMDPSCATTHITLANLYSATGRRREAAEMRRLMRTKGVKKEPGWSWVKLRDCVFAFAAGDHSHPQCEDMFNLLALVSSTEEELVXKDLLPYNIDEQEEEFGYQDIGEFEATGKSTFFFTRKLMGASRGDDLFSEKSLVQDCK, encoded by the exons AACGTATTCCAATTCAACGCTACTCTAAAAGACCTAGTTAAATCAGGCCAATTAAGGCATGCCCGCCaactgtttgataaaatgcctCAAAGAGATGAAGTCACATGGGCCACTATAATGTCTGGCTATGTTAAGGCATCCGATTCTTCTGAAGCTTTGTCTTTGTTTTCCAAAATGTGGGTCGAGCCTGGTCAACGAATGGATCAGTTTTTACTTAGTTTAGTGCTTAAGGCATGTGGTAGTGGTTGCAGTGTTACACGAGGAGAATCGGTTCATGGGTATTGTGTGAAAACGGATTTCGTGAGTTCTGTTTTTGTGGGTAGTGCTCTTTTGGATATGTATATGAAAGTAGGGAAAGTTTTTGAAGGTTGTAGAGTGTTTGATGAGATGCCGATAAGGAACGTGGTTTCTTGGACTGCAGTTATAACCGGGTTGGTTCGTGCTGGTTTGAATATGGAGGGAATATCGTATTTTGCTAAGTTGTGTAGAAACGGTATGCAGTATGATTCGTATACCTTGGCTATTGCGTTGAAGGCGTGTGCTGATGCTTGTTTGTTACGTACTGGTAAGGAAATTCATGCGCAGTGTTTAAAGAAAGGTTTTGATAAGGCTTCATTTGTGGCTAATACTCTTACTACTATGTACAGTAAATGTGGGAAGGGAGAATATGCCTTGAGCTTGTTTGAAAGATTTGAAACTAAAGACGTGGTTTCGTGGACTACAATTATTACAGGATATGTTCAAATGGGTCAATATCACCTCTCTATTCAAGCATTCTTGCGTATGCGAGAATCAGAGGTGAGTCCTAATGAGTATACTCTTGCAGCAGTTATCTCTAGCTGTGCAAATATTGCTACAATTGATTTAGGTGAACAGTTACATGCTTATGTGTTTTGTAATGGTCTTATCGGTTGTATGTCGGTAGCTAATTCAATCTTGACAATGTATTCAAAGTGCGGGAAGCTACATTTATCTACAATGGTTTTTCAAGAAATGACTCAAAGAGACATATTTTCATGGAGCACTATAATTGGAGGGCATGCTCAAGGTGGTTTTGGAGTGGAAGCTTTTGAATACTTTTCATTAATGAGaaaaaatggatcaaaacaGACTGATTTTGCGTTAGGTAGTGTATTGAGTGTGTGTGGACAAATGGCGATTCTTGAACAAGGTAAACAATTACATGCACATTGCATTAGTATTGGTCTAGATCATACATCTATGGTTCAGAGTGGTTTAATCAATATGTATTCTAAATGTGGAAGCATTCAAGAGTCTTTTAAGATCTTTAATGAGGCTAAACATAACGATCTTGTGTCATGGACCTCCATGATTAATGGGTATGCTGAACATGGGTTGAGTCAACAAGCTATAGACTTGTTTGAGCGGCTCACTGAGGTTGGTCTAAAGCCAGACACAGTCACCTTTATCGGTGTCTTAACCGCATGTAGCCATGCTGGTTTATTAGACTTGGGTTTGCATTATTTCAACTTAATCACAAATTACAAGCTTAGTTTGTGTAAAGAACATTATGGTTGTATGATTGATCTTCTTTGCAGAGCTGGGCGGTTACATGAGGCTGAAAACATGATAAATAACATGCCATTTAGTGGTGATATTGTTATATGGTCAACTTTGCTAAGAGCTTGTAGATTACATGGTAACGTAGAATTAGGAACGCTTTCAGCAAAAAAGGTTCTTGAGATGGACCCCAGTTGTGCAACAACACATATTACACTAGCGAATCTGTATTCTGCTACAGGGAGAAGGAGAGAAGCAGCAGAAATGAGAAGATTGATGAGAACCAAAGGTGTTAAAAAGGAACCTGGATGGTCTTGGGTTAAACTTAGGGATTGTGTGTTTGCATTTGCGGCAGGAGATCATTCACATCCTCAATGTGAAGATATGTTTAACCTATTGGCATTAGTGTCTTCTACAGAAGAAGAGCTTG GAAAAGACTTGCTACCATACAACATAGATGAACAAGAGGAGGAATTTGGGTATCAAGATATAGGTGAATTTGAAGCAACTGGTAagagtacttttttttttaccagaAAACTCATGGGTGCAAGTCGTGGAGACGATCTTTTTTCAGAAAAGTCATTGGTGCAAGACTGCAAGTAG